In Salinigranum marinum, one DNA window encodes the following:
- a CDS encoding DUF7503 family protein: protein MSYLTDNPRMMGALFTIVLLLSQAGGALASNASTTAGP, encoded by the coding sequence GTGTCCTACCTCACGGACAACCCGCGCATGATGGGTGCACTGTTCACGATCGTCCTGCTGCTGTCGCAAGCCGGAGGCGCGCTCGCCAGTAACGCGAGCACGACCGCCGGGCCGTAA
- a CDS encoding DUF7504 family protein — protein MGTGGDSWPGDGETESFVDALAALKQRGSALLVVGAVPEDSYHTASRAMLGDGGATPPRRRLLVTPGARGHDVVGRVRRTGPVAPETAHVVACADGARSVSSASADSIETPGATPSPTAGIDATTTHVDGGIGELGEAISRAVDSFVAVSGGLDPAELRVAFDCLPSLAERFGEETLFRFLHLLTAQIRSVSGMTHVWLPQPRTARLVRLFEPLFDAVVELRVNGLLTQRWEFRDSDATSDWFEFDLD, from the coding sequence ATGGGAACCGGAGGCGACAGCTGGCCAGGCGACGGGGAGACCGAGTCGTTCGTGGACGCACTCGCGGCGCTCAAGCAGCGGGGGAGCGCACTCCTCGTCGTCGGTGCGGTCCCCGAGGACTCGTACCACACGGCTTCGCGCGCGATGCTCGGCGACGGCGGCGCGACCCCGCCCCGTCGCAGACTGCTCGTGACCCCGGGCGCGCGCGGTCACGACGTCGTCGGTCGGGTCCGACGAACCGGTCCGGTCGCGCCGGAGACGGCGCACGTCGTCGCGTGTGCCGACGGGGCGCGGAGCGTCTCGTCGGCGTCCGCCGACTCCATCGAGACGCCGGGTGCCACGCCCTCGCCGACGGCCGGCATCGACGCGACGACCACACACGTCGACGGAGGGATCGGCGAACTCGGGGAGGCGATCAGCCGCGCGGTCGACAGCTTCGTCGCCGTCTCCGGCGGCCTCGACCCCGCGGAGCTCCGCGTCGCGTTCGACTGTCTCCCGTCGCTGGCCGAACGGTTCGGCGAGGAGACGCTGTTCCGCTTCCTCCACCTGTTGACCGCACAGATCCGGTCCGTCTCGGGAATGACCCACGTGTGGCTCCCCCAGCCGCGCACTGCCCGGCTGGTCCGTCTGTTCGAGCCGCTGTTCGACGCGGTGGTCGAACTCAGGGTCAACGGTCTGCTCACCCAGCGCTGGGAGTTCCGCGACTCGGACGCTACCTCGGACTGGTTCGAGTTCGATCTCGACTGA
- a CDS encoding pyridoxal phosphate-dependent aminotransferase gives MKRAERVQAIPPSGIRRFFEIAEEMDDVISLGVGEPDFTAPWAARTAAIDSLERGRTSYTANRGMRELREEISTYVRRWDLDYDPDEEVLVTTGASEAVDLAVRSIVDPGDVVAVPQPSYISYVPTVTFAGGEALGVPTSQADDFALTPEALREAGAADADVLMLCYPNNPTGAVMTREELAEVAAFCREHDLIVLSDEIYAGLRYDGEHTSIATLPGMRERTVVFNGFSKTHAMTGLRLGFALAPADAVTAMNRVHQYTMLSSPTTAQHAAIEALRSCDDAVEEMRTQFDRRRRFVISRFNEMGLDCFEAKGAFYAFPRCGGDDERFAEELLRERNVALVPGSVFGSGGDGHLRVSYATGMAELKTAMDRIEAFVADQWSVA, from the coding sequence ATGAAGCGCGCCGAGCGCGTGCAGGCGATTCCGCCGTCGGGCATCAGACGCTTCTTCGAGATCGCCGAGGAGATGGACGACGTCATCTCGCTGGGCGTCGGGGAACCGGATTTCACCGCCCCGTGGGCCGCCCGCACCGCCGCGATCGACTCGCTCGAACGTGGGCGCACGTCCTACACCGCGAACCGCGGGATGCGCGAGCTCCGCGAGGAGATCTCGACGTACGTCCGCCGGTGGGATCTCGACTACGATCCCGACGAAGAGGTCCTGGTGACGACGGGCGCGAGCGAGGCCGTCGACCTCGCCGTTCGGTCGATCGTCGACCCCGGCGACGTCGTCGCCGTCCCGCAGCCGTCGTACATCTCGTACGTTCCCACGGTCACGTTCGCCGGTGGCGAGGCGCTCGGCGTGCCGACGTCGCAGGCCGACGACTTCGCGCTCACCCCCGAGGCCCTCCGCGAGGCCGGAGCCGCCGACGCCGACGTCCTGATGCTCTGTTATCCGAACAACCCGACCGGCGCGGTGATGACCCGCGAGGAGCTCGCCGAGGTCGCCGCGTTCTGTCGCGAACACGACCTGATCGTGCTCTCCGACGAGATCTACGCCGGCCTCCGGTACGACGGCGAGCACACCTCGATCGCGACGCTCCCGGGGATGCGCGAGCGAACGGTGGTGTTCAACGGCTTCTCGAAGACCCACGCGATGACCGGGCTCAGACTCGGCTTCGCGCTCGCGCCCGCCGACGCCGTGACGGCGATGAACCGGGTTCACCAGTACACGATGCTCTCGTCGCCGACGACGGCCCAGCACGCCGCCATCGAGGCGCTGCGGAGCTGTGACGACGCCGTCGAGGAGATGCGGACCCAGTTCGACCGGCGCCGCCGCTTCGTCATCTCGCGGTTCAACGAGATGGGGCTGGACTGTTTCGAGGCGAAGGGTGCCTTCTACGCGTTCCCCCGCTGTGGGGGCGACGACGAACGGTTCGCGGAGGAACTGCTCCGCGAACGGAACGTTGCGCTCGTCCCGGGCAGCGTCTTCGGGTCGGGCGGGGACGGACACCTCCGCGTGTCGTACGCGACGGGAATGGCTGAGCTGAAGACGGCGATGGACCGCATCGAGGCGTTCGTCGCCGATCAGTGGTCCGTCGCGTGA
- a CDS encoding Lrp/AsnC family transcriptional regulator codes for MDEKRELLDLLRHSARESTADIARQLGIEEARVEALVAELEDEGAIRGYQAIVDWDAVDEERVTAMVELNVELDRETKYTDISARIAKFPEVSDLKLVSGDYDFAVEVSGDSMHDVSMFVSERIAPIPEVTQTVTHFVMDTYKERGIEFGDHTDDDRLTYSP; via the coding sequence ATGGACGAGAAGCGGGAACTGCTCGACCTGCTGCGGCACAGCGCGCGCGAGAGCACCGCCGACATCGCTCGGCAGCTCGGCATCGAGGAAGCGCGGGTCGAAGCACTCGTCGCGGAGCTGGAGGACGAAGGGGCCATCAGGGGGTACCAGGCCATCGTCGACTGGGACGCGGTGGACGAGGAACGCGTCACGGCGATGGTCGAACTCAACGTCGAACTCGACCGCGAGACGAAGTACACCGACATCTCCGCGCGCATCGCGAAGTTCCCCGAGGTCTCGGACCTGAAGCTCGTCTCGGGCGACTACGACTTCGCCGTCGAGGTGTCCGGCGACTCGATGCACGACGTCTCGATGTTCGTCTCCGAGCGCATCGCGCCCATTCCAGAGGTGACCCAGACGGTGACGCACTTCGTCATGGACACCTACAAGGAGCGCGGCATCGAGTTCGGCGACCACACGGACGACGACCGCCTGACCTATTCGCCATGA
- a CDS encoding FAD-dependent oxidoreductase: MHGQSGPPTPAAERQVLVVGGSLAGLATAAFLQTGGLSPVVVTARERDDEPPRDVVLWSSARSLLAELDPDGRLPASPTVVREWLLRRPDGVSERLTSAHDGRWPVATTDRARLRRQLRTRLPPGGIRMSKTPSRLEPTDAGLLVEFEDGVRERFDVVVGGEGPRSWVRQARFDDARPTRRGTARVTLRTDGRLGSPGRITELWTAEGTFTYGPPGTGRAQFVTTAVDGSDHTFEPAVDAVSRLSAAADRAECLPDHRPLAGLDVVDGDVDFGVPSDRWIAGRAALVGDAARPLPPTLPLGPSLAIEDAYVLAEELTRRASVTAALQRYARRRRGRQRLLGRELTADDSCPTTLHASRDLRAALLRAFFARRPPAMSPDVADHL; encoded by the coding sequence ATGCACGGGCAGTCCGGTCCGCCGACCCCTGCCGCCGAGCGGCAGGTCCTGGTCGTCGGCGGGAGCCTCGCGGGGCTCGCCACGGCCGCGTTCCTCCAGACCGGCGGCCTCTCGCCGGTCGTCGTCACGGCGAGAGAGCGGGACGACGAGCCCCCCCGCGACGTCGTCCTCTGGAGCAGCGCGCGCTCGCTCCTCGCCGAACTGGATCCCGACGGACGCCTCCCGGCGTCTCCCACGGTCGTTCGGGAGTGGCTCCTGCGGCGTCCCGACGGGGTGTCGGAGCGACTGACGAGCGCGCACGACGGCCGGTGGCCGGTCGCCACGACCGATCGGGCGCGGCTCAGACGACAGCTCCGCACGCGGCTCCCGCCCGGCGGCATCCGTATGTCGAAGACGCCGAGCCGTCTCGAACCGACCGACGCCGGACTGCTCGTCGAGTTCGAAGACGGGGTCCGCGAGCGGTTCGACGTCGTCGTCGGCGGCGAGGGCCCCCGCTCGTGGGTCAGGCAGGCACGGTTCGACGACGCTCGACCCACGCGTCGGGGGACCGCGAGGGTGACGCTCCGGACCGACGGGCGACTCGGGTCGCCCGGGAGGATCACGGAGCTGTGGACGGCCGAGGGGACGTTCACCTACGGACCACCCGGAACCGGTCGCGCCCAGTTCGTGACGACGGCGGTCGACGGCTCCGACCACACCTTCGAGCCCGCCGTCGACGCGGTGAGCCGACTGTCGGCGGCGGCCGACCGCGCGGAGTGCCTGCCCGACCACCGTCCCCTCGCCGGCCTCGATGTCGTCGACGGGGACGTCGACTTCGGCGTGCCGTCCGACCGCTGGATCGCCGGCCGGGCCGCACTGGTCGGTGACGCGGCCCGGCCGCTTCCGCCGACGCTCCCCCTGGGGCCGTCGCTGGCCATCGAAGACGCGTACGTACTCGCCGAGGAACTCACGCGGCGGGCGTCGGTGACGGCCGCACTCCAGCGGTACGCACGTCGACGACGGGGGCGACAGCGGCTGCTCGGGCGGGAACTCACCGCTGACGACTCGTGTCCGACGACGTTACACGCCAGCCGTGACCTGCGGGCGGCACTGCTGCGCGCCTTCTTCGCCCGCCGCCCGCCGGCGATGTCGCCCGACGTCGCGGACCACCTCTGA
- a CDS encoding helix-turn-helix domain-containing protein, translating to MSLNAGMFPHRPPVDEPERETRTVTLGTEQAAALCGALASETATSILARLFEEPMTASDLADRVDTSLQNAHYHLERLRESDLIHVVDTWYSSRGVEMNVYAPTCDELVIAPSGADADAEDETETGEKEPETTPLIAGHPS from the coding sequence ATGTCACTGAACGCTGGGATGTTTCCGCACCGTCCGCCGGTCGACGAACCGGAGCGCGAGACGCGGACCGTCACGCTCGGAACCGAACAGGCCGCGGCCCTCTGTGGTGCGCTCGCCTCCGAGACCGCCACCAGTATCCTCGCCCGGCTGTTCGAGGAGCCGATGACCGCCTCCGACCTCGCCGACCGGGTCGACACGTCGCTGCAGAACGCTCACTACCACCTCGAACGCCTGCGGGAGTCGGACCTGATCCACGTCGTCGACACGTGGTACTCCTCTCGCGGGGTCGAGATGAACGTCTACGCGCCGACCTGCGACGAGCTCGTCATCGCCCCGTCGGGCGCTGACGCCGACGCCGAAGACGAGACCGAGACGGGAGAGAAAGAGCCCGAAACGACGCCGCTGATCGCCGGCCACCCCTCCTGA
- a CDS encoding PAS domain S-box protein produces the protein MPDLSGDRIRELRRTEERFRLVAENVDAVILIAAADRSTVEYVNPAYETVYGQSVERLYDDPRSTLDTVHPADRDRYEADLDRMLDAFDRDDAEETYEGEYRLSVDGGIRWIRVQRYPVVEEGSVERFVSVTEDVTDRRELEQTYTELFERTSDGLVLHDPETGEIVDANERFCDMNGYERAELVGEHIDVVTPSTDGRSYDDARERIRRAREEGPQLFEWDNRRKDGTTFPVEVHLTVVDVRGEERVLASVRDITDRKRRERTREEERRKYTTLVEGSNDGVVIVQAGTYAFVNDRFCEITGRSRAELLDTSFDEVFAEDDREVVRERYERRIAGEEPQSSYDVELLTATGDRVAAELTVSRITHEGEPATMATVRDITERKRREVELRTLKQEYETVYENAQDSLFLVDVERGAEGEGGGEPTFVYRRLNDTHGETTGIEDEELRGRSPREAFGADPGAEIEANYRRCLAERETITYEEELAFPAGERTWQTKLSPVIIDGEVRQIVGIARDITERKRLEEELRGRERRLRLIADHIDEVIYLASADLSEIRYVNPAYEEIYGESVAELSEDPRSFVEAAHPDDRDRYERDVERMIDDIDAGDPDEVYEGEYRLRVDGETRWVRVTRSPIENDDGVVDRVVGTVSDVTDQRELERTYRELFESVSDGLVVHDPETGEILDVNDRYCELTGYGHDELVGADIGIVMTADPDYSEAAAKRLIDAAREEGPQLFEWRGARKDGGTFAAEISLTIVELEGRERVLASVRDVTERKRRQREYQQIFDGVNDLISVHDPETGEILDVNDSYVQASGYDESTILDLDVEGLTPDVAGYSEERSREIIQEVAETGDPVTVEWPVETADGERRWYEVDTTPARIGGELRILGISRDVTDRKRHQRIMSALHESTARIQDAATTDEVCEATVAAMEEVLGLSLPVCWLQRDDGGGAGAEDGEGDGAGGRTVLEPVAASDAAREFAGGPGPLEPGTFEYELYERGESAVYDPSARWDRTSLNHALMVPVGDHGVIGAADPGVEEFDEVVLDAARILARHTTTALDRVARARERRESERRMSAILDRIDEAIFLTDSARLLGDGTGDVYVSAGYEDVFGRSYDEFGGDDSMEFIEIVHPDDRQEYQTAMREWVREVERGEHDDRYTGEYRIERPDGERRWIRSDFYPIGWADDTDRFVVVSRDVTERKEREDTLETFHGATRELTEAGSRKEASQVAVDAADGVLGFSHVSIHLYDESEGALRPVSETDRLRETLDFLPSFEPGTSLPWQVFVDGETVRGSEIESETGLYGAGVSDPDLLLPLGSHGVMLVGAPDREFDAETVELAQILAATLEGALNHVRGQHELEQREAELREHRARAERLERLNTVIREIEQATVEESTREAIEAVVCEQLVTVDPYQVAWIAEPNRRSDALVSRATRGADGGLVDTDAVELDGAGVDRHPAAAAFSSGETRTVRNLATQTARGEWRKPILRAGFQSVAAVPVAHSETVYGVLTIIAADPTAFDERAEAILTELGRSVGYAISVLERRAALESDTTTELEFAGRDDDLLFARAARQAEADVALERTVRRSSGAFGAFYTVEGAAPEQVVDEIASLGGVADVTLVSADASAETCLVEVETSSWFGTVFAEHGAVVRTAEAVDEAGGTHGDDGDGDGGARLVVEAPQAADIRALVTSFKERYPGTELVAQRTRERSVQTLLELQDLLGEQLTERQLETLETAYSAGYFDWPRESSGQEIAALLDITQPTFNKHLRTAERKTFSMLLNREYPD, from the coding sequence ATGCCCGATCTGTCCGGCGACAGGATCCGGGAACTCAGGCGGACCGAAGAGCGGTTCCGCCTGGTTGCCGAGAACGTCGACGCGGTCATTCTCATCGCCGCGGCGGATCGCTCGACGGTTGAGTATGTCAATCCGGCGTACGAGACGGTGTACGGCCAGTCGGTCGAGCGTCTGTACGACGACCCCCGGTCGACGCTCGACACCGTCCACCCGGCCGATCGAGACCGGTACGAGGCGGACCTCGACCGGATGCTCGACGCCTTCGACCGTGACGACGCCGAGGAGACGTACGAGGGCGAGTACCGGCTCTCCGTCGACGGAGGGATCCGCTGGATCCGCGTCCAGCGGTACCCCGTCGTCGAAGAGGGCTCTGTCGAGCGATTCGTGAGCGTCACCGAGGACGTCACCGATCGGCGGGAGCTCGAACAGACGTACACGGAGCTGTTCGAGCGCACGTCGGACGGGCTCGTCCTCCACGACCCCGAGACGGGCGAGATCGTCGACGCCAACGAGCGGTTCTGCGACATGAACGGCTACGAGCGGGCGGAGCTCGTCGGGGAGCACATCGACGTCGTCACCCCGTCGACCGACGGCCGCTCGTACGATGACGCCCGCGAGCGGATCAGGCGCGCGCGCGAGGAGGGGCCGCAGCTGTTCGAGTGGGACAACCGGCGGAAGGACGGGACGACGTTCCCGGTCGAGGTCCACCTCACGGTCGTCGACGTCCGCGGCGAGGAACGGGTGCTGGCGAGCGTCCGCGACATCACCGACCGCAAGCGCCGCGAACGCACGCGGGAGGAGGAGCGGCGGAAGTACACGACGCTCGTCGAGGGGAGCAACGACGGCGTCGTCATCGTGCAGGCGGGGACGTACGCGTTCGTCAACGACCGCTTCTGCGAGATCACCGGCCGGAGTCGCGCGGAGCTGCTCGACACATCGTTCGACGAGGTGTTCGCCGAGGACGACCGCGAGGTCGTCCGCGAGCGGTACGAGCGACGGATCGCGGGGGAGGAGCCGCAGTCGAGCTACGACGTCGAACTCCTGACGGCGACGGGCGACCGGGTCGCCGCCGAACTCACGGTCTCGCGGATCACCCACGAGGGCGAGCCGGCGACGATGGCGACGGTCCGTGACATCACCGAGCGCAAGCGGCGGGAGGTGGAGCTCAGAACGCTCAAACAGGAGTACGAGACCGTCTACGAGAACGCACAGGACTCGCTGTTCCTCGTCGACGTCGAACGGGGAGCGGAAGGAGAGGGGGGTGGCGAACCCACGTTCGTCTACCGCCGGCTCAACGACACGCACGGGGAAACGACGGGCATCGAGGACGAGGAACTCCGTGGGCGGTCGCCGCGGGAGGCGTTCGGCGCGGACCCCGGGGCCGAGATCGAGGCGAACTACCGGCGGTGTCTCGCCGAGCGCGAGACGATCACCTACGAGGAGGAACTGGCGTTTCCGGCGGGCGAGCGGACGTGGCAGACCAAGCTCTCCCCGGTGATCATCGACGGGGAGGTGCGACAGATCGTCGGGATCGCTCGCGACATCACGGAGCGCAAACGCCTCGAAGAGGAGCTCAGAGGACGGGAGCGCCGCCTGCGGCTGATCGCCGACCACATCGACGAGGTGATCTACCTCGCGTCGGCCGACCTCTCCGAGATCCGGTACGTCAACCCGGCGTACGAAGAGATCTACGGCGAATCGGTCGCGGAGCTCTCCGAGGACCCGCGGTCGTTCGTCGAGGCCGCTCACCCCGACGACCGCGATCGGTACGAACGCGACGTCGAGCGCATGATCGACGACATCGACGCCGGCGACCCCGACGAGGTGTACGAGGGCGAGTACCGGCTCCGCGTCGACGGCGAGACCCGGTGGGTGCGGGTGACGCGCTCGCCCATCGAGAACGACGATGGCGTCGTCGACCGCGTCGTCGGCACCGTCAGCGACGTGACCGACCAGCGGGAACTGGAGCGGACCTACCGCGAACTGTTCGAGAGTGTGAGCGACGGGCTCGTCGTCCACGACCCCGAGACGGGCGAGATCCTCGACGTCAACGACCGGTACTGCGAACTGACCGGCTACGGCCACGACGAACTCGTTGGGGCGGACATCGGGATCGTCATGACGGCGGACCCCGACTACTCGGAGGCGGCGGCCAAGCGGCTGATCGACGCGGCGCGCGAGGAGGGGCCACAGCTGTTCGAGTGGCGGGGCGCGCGGAAGGACGGCGGGACGTTCGCGGCGGAGATCAGCCTCACGATCGTCGAGCTCGAGGGGCGAGAGCGCGTCCTCGCGAGCGTCCGCGACGTCACAGAGCGCAAGCGGAGACAGCGCGAGTACCAGCAGATCTTCGACGGCGTCAACGACCTCATCAGCGTCCACGACCCCGAGACGGGCGAGATCCTCGACGTCAACGACAGCTACGTCCAGGCGTCGGGGTACGACGAGTCGACCATCCTCGACCTCGATGTCGAGGGGCTGACCCCCGACGTGGCGGGGTACTCCGAGGAACGCTCCCGTGAGATCATCCAGGAGGTCGCCGAGACGGGCGATCCCGTGACCGTCGAGTGGCCCGTCGAGACCGCCGACGGCGAGCGTCGCTGGTACGAGGTCGACACGACGCCGGCGCGGATCGGCGGCGAACTCCGGATACTGGGTATCTCCCGGGACGTCACCGACCGGAAGCGCCACCAGCGGATCATGAGTGCGCTCCACGAGTCGACCGCGCGCATCCAAGACGCGGCGACGACCGACGAGGTCTGCGAGGCGACGGTGGCGGCCATGGAGGAGGTGCTCGGCCTGTCGCTCCCGGTCTGCTGGCTCCAGCGGGACGACGGCGGCGGGGCGGGAGCCGAAGACGGCGAGGGCGACGGGGCGGGCGGCCGGACGGTCCTCGAACCGGTCGCCGCGAGCGACGCCGCCAGGGAGTTCGCCGGCGGGCCCGGCCCGCTCGAACCGGGGACCTTCGAGTACGAGCTGTACGAGCGTGGTGAGTCGGCGGTCTACGACCCTAGCGCGCGCTGGGACCGGACGTCGTTGAACCACGCGCTCATGGTCCCGGTCGGTGACCACGGCGTCATCGGCGCGGCCGACCCCGGCGTCGAGGAGTTCGACGAGGTGGTCCTCGACGCCGCCCGGATCCTGGCACGGCACACGACGACCGCGCTCGACCGCGTCGCACGCGCCCGGGAGCGTCGGGAGAGCGAGCGCCGCATGAGCGCGATCCTCGACCGGATCGACGAGGCGATCTTCCTCACCGACAGCGCCAGACTGCTCGGCGACGGGACGGGGGACGTCTACGTGAGCGCCGGCTACGAGGACGTCTTCGGTCGGTCGTACGACGAGTTCGGGGGCGACGACTCGATGGAGTTCATCGAGATCGTCCACCCCGACGACAGGCAGGAGTACCAGACCGCCATGCGCGAGTGGGTTCGGGAAGTCGAGCGGGGCGAGCACGACGACCGGTACACCGGTGAGTACCGCATCGAGCGGCCGGACGGGGAGCGTCGGTGGATCCGTTCTGACTTCTACCCGATCGGGTGGGCCGACGACACCGACCGGTTCGTCGTCGTCAGTCGCGACGTGACCGAGCGCAAGGAACGCGAGGACACCCTCGAGACGTTCCACGGGGCGACGCGCGAACTGACCGAGGCCGGCTCCCGGAAGGAGGCGAGCCAGGTCGCCGTCGACGCGGCCGACGGGGTCCTCGGCTTCTCGCACGTCAGCATCCACCTCTACGACGAGTCCGAGGGGGCGCTTCGGCCGGTCAGCGAGACCGACCGACTCCGCGAGACGCTCGACTTCCTGCCGTCGTTCGAGCCCGGCACGAGCCTGCCGTGGCAGGTGTTCGTCGACGGCGAGACGGTCCGAGGCTCCGAGATCGAGTCGGAGACCGGCCTGTACGGAGCCGGCGTCTCGGATCCGGACCTCCTCCTCCCCCTCGGCTCGCACGGCGTGATGCTGGTCGGCGCGCCAGACCGGGAGTTCGACGCCGAAACCGTCGAACTGGCGCAGATCCTCGCGGCCACGCTCGAAGGCGCGCTCAACCACGTCCGCGGACAGCACGAACTCGAACAGCGGGAGGCGGAGCTCCGCGAGCACCGCGCCCGGGCCGAGCGGCTCGAACGGCTCAACACCGTCATCAGGGAGATCGAACAGGCGACCGTCGAGGAGTCGACGCGCGAGGCGATCGAGGCGGTCGTCTGCGAACAGCTCGTCACGGTCGACCCCTACCAGGTCGCGTGGATCGCCGAGCCGAACCGCCGAAGCGACGCGCTCGTCTCCCGCGCGACGCGCGGCGCAGACGGGGGGCTCGTGGACACGGACGCGGTCGAGCTCGACGGCGCGGGCGTCGACCGCCATCCCGCGGCGGCGGCGTTTTCGAGCGGTGAGACGCGGACGGTCCGGAACCTCGCGACGCAGACCGCCCGCGGGGAGTGGCGGAAGCCGATCCTCCGCGCGGGCTTCCAGTCGGTGGCGGCCGTCCCGGTGGCCCACTCGGAGACCGTCTACGGCGTGTTGACCATCATCGCGGCCGATCCGACCGCGTTCGACGAGCGGGCGGAGGCGATCCTGACCGAGCTCGGGCGGTCGGTGGGCTACGCCATCTCGGTGCTCGAGCGGCGGGCGGCGCTGGAGTCCGACACCACGACCGAACTGGAGTTCGCGGGCCGCGACGACGACCTCCTGTTCGCCCGGGCGGCCCGCCAAGCCGAAGCCGACGTGGCGCTCGAACGGACCGTGCGGCGGTCGAGCGGGGCCTTCGGGGCATTCTACACCGTCGAGGGGGCCGCCCCCGAGCAGGTGGTCGACGAGATCGCCTCGCTCGGCGGCGTCGCGGACGTCACGCTCGTCAGCGCCGACGCGTCCGCGGAGACGTGTCTGGTCGAGGTCGAGACGTCGTCGTGGTTTGGAACCGTCTTCGCGGAGCACGGTGCCGTCGTTCGGACGGCGGAAGCGGTCGACGAGGCGGGTGGCACCCACGGCGACGACGGGGACGGCGACGGTGGCGCCCGCCTCGTCGTCGAAGCGCCGCAGGCGGCCGACATCCGGGCGCTCGTCACCTCGTTCAAAGAGCGGTACCCCGGCACCGAACTGGTCGCCCAGCGGACCCGCGAGCGGTCGGTCCAGACGCTCCTCGAACTGCAGGATCTGCTGGGCGAGCAGCTGACCGAGCGGCAGTTGGAGACCCTCGAAACCGCCTACTCGGCGGGCTACTTCGACTGGCCGCGCGAGTCGAGCGGGCAGGAGATCGCCGCGTTGCTCGACATAACCCAGCCGACGTTCAACAAACACCTCCGCACGGCCGAGCGCAAGACGTTCTCGATGCTGTTGAACCGGGAGTATCCAGACTGA
- a CDS encoding TVP38/TMEM64 family protein, whose product MNVSHRRLGALAVLGVAAAVGLVVVSPRTVFVSLATVDVRLLAMIFVPLLLVRAFLLVPVTLVTVFVGYRFGFPLGVPLALAATILTCVPPYAVAAWFRGDGWFDRVGDWGARTLDHVGGFRGTVAARLSPAPADVVSYGAGVSGVSFRQFVAGTLVGELPWATGYVFLGSALSRVAYDADLDYRYLLLAGAVAVILVARPIYRAVTAAVTDGGDPEPEP is encoded by the coding sequence GTGAACGTGTCGCACCGTCGGCTCGGTGCCCTCGCCGTCCTGGGGGTCGCGGCGGCGGTCGGCCTCGTCGTCGTCTCCCCGCGGACGGTGTTCGTGAGTCTGGCGACCGTCGACGTCCGCCTGCTCGCCATGATCTTCGTCCCCCTGCTGCTCGTCCGGGCGTTCCTTCTCGTACCGGTGACGCTCGTGACGGTGTTCGTCGGCTACCGGTTCGGCTTTCCGCTCGGGGTGCCGCTCGCGCTCGCCGCGACGATCCTCACCTGCGTGCCGCCGTACGCCGTCGCGGCGTGGTTCCGCGGCGACGGCTGGTTCGACCGAGTGGGCGACTGGGGCGCGCGGACGCTCGACCACGTCGGGGGGTTTCGCGGGACGGTCGCCGCGCGCCTCTCGCCGGCCCCCGCCGACGTCGTCTCGTACGGCGCGGGCGTCTCCGGCGTGTCGTTCCGACAGTTCGTCGCCGGCACGCTCGTCGGCGAACTCCCCTGGGCGACCGGCTACGTCTTCCTCGGCAGTGCGCTCTCGCGGGTCGCGTACGACGCCGACCTCGACTACCGCTACCTGCTCCTGGCCGGTGCGGTCGCGGTGATCCTCGTCGCCCGGCCGATCTACCGGGCGGTCACGGCGGCTGTCACCGACGGCGGCGATCCGGAGCCGGAGCCGTGA